Genomic DNA from Alicyclobacillus fastidiosus:
GTGTCGACCACGTGCGTGCATGTCGCACCGTTTCGCTACTATCGCCGCAACAAGCCGGTGACGACGGATGTCGAACAGGCGTTTATCGACCTGTATCAACACCCGGATGAGGACATATATGTTGGACTGTTCTTCAAAGACCGTTCAACGTGCCCCGAGTTTGCAGCGGTCTTAGAGGAACCTGCGAAACCGGAAATGGATCCGGCGGTCAAAGAGATGCTTTCACTTCAGGCCGAGTGGGTCATCGACCAGGCGTTGCGGGCACATATGCGCAAACAGTTGATGAAGGATGTTGACGACGCGTTAGACTCTGGCGACAGAGGTGCTTTCATCATGGCGAGTCAGCGATTGATCGAATTTGACCGCAGTGAGTTGGCCCCCGCAGGTATATAACCCAGGCAACCATCCGCGCGCAAGGAACCGCAAAAGACCAGAGCACCAGTTGGAACTCTGGTCTTTTTTTCGTTCGTTTGGCCCTTGATCTCACATCCCTTTAACGTGGTCAGCGACTGCGCAAAAATCCGCGGCGGCGACGCGGATCATCCCCGAACGTGAACCCTTCGCCCGCGATTTCGTGAACGTTGCTGATGGTGACAAATGCGGTCGGGTCGACCTCGTGGACGATGCGCTGTACCCGTACGACTTCCTCGCGTCCGACAACGCAGTAGACAACTTGTCGCTCGTTGCCGGTATAGCCCCCGGTGGCTTGCAGGAGCGTGGTTCCGCGTTCCAACTGTTCGTGAACCTCTTTGACGATCTCCATGTGCTTGTCCGAAATGATGGTCAACGCCTTGCCGTTTTGCGCACCTTCGATCACAAAGTCGATGACGCGACTAGAGACGAACAGGGCCACGAGCGAGTACATGGCCACCTGTTTGCCGATCACGATGATGACCACGCAAATCACGATGACGTCGATGGAAAACAGCGTTTTCCCCATAGCCATGCCTCGGTAGTGGCGCAAAATGCGCGCGATGATGTCGGCACCGCCCGTGGTACCGCCCGTACGGAAGATGAGGCCCAGGCCGATGCCCGTGACGACGCCAGCATACAGTGCGGCCAACAGTTGGTCGTGCGTCGGGACCTGGATGGCTTTCGTGAGTTCGCTGAATACGGACACCCCGACGACGCCCAGTGCCGTCTTCAAGACGAATTCCCGACCGAACATACGCCACGCCAGCACGAGCAACGGGATATTCAAAATGAAGAAGGTGGCGCCAACCGGT
This window encodes:
- a CDS encoding YpiB family protein, yielding MGTIVSVAEKKHFLRWFLANYDLQSREAEMLLRYMMTRENVLQRVHFVDNFRHFSRVIVVSTTCVHVAPFRYYRRNKPVTTDVEQAFIDLYQHPDEDIYVGLFFKDRSTCPEFAAVLEEPAKPEMDPAVKEMLSLQAEWVIDQALRAHMRKQLMKDVDDALDSGDRGAFIMASQRLIEFDRSELAPAGI
- a CDS encoding YitT family protein, producing MLKNPMQWIMIVLGSLIYSIGLNAFLISNHLAEGGFVGISVLLLYVFHLPVGATFFILNIPLLVLAWRMFGREFVLKTALGVVGVSVFSELTKAIQVPTHDQLLAALYAGVVTGIGLGLIFRTGGTTGGADIIARILRHYRGMAMGKTLFSIDVIVICVVIIVIGKQVAMYSLVALFVSSRVIDFVIEGAQNGKALTIISDKHMEIVKEVHEQLERGTTLLQATGGYTGNERQVVYCVVGREEVVRVQRIVHEVDPTAFVTISNVHEIAGEGFTFGDDPRRRRGFLRSR